In the genome of Pempheris klunzingeri isolate RE-2024b chromosome 3, fPemKlu1.hap1, whole genome shotgun sequence, one region contains:
- the nansa gene encoding N-acetylneuraminic acid synthase a codes for MPLKFELCPGRMIGGSHPCFIIAEIGQNHQGDIEIAKKMIKMAKDCGADCAKFQKSELEFKFNKKALERPYTSKQSWGKTYGEHKRHLEFSHEQYRELQKYAEEVGIFFTASGMDEMAVEFLHELKVPFFKVGSGDTNNFPYLEKTAKKGRPMVVSSGMQSMETMRRVYKTVKEHNENFAILQCTSAYPLEAEDVNLRVITEYQKEFPDIPIGYSGHESGISISVAAVALGAKVIERHVTLDKTWKGSDHAASLIPSELAELVRSVRLVERALGSTLKQMLPCEKPCHDKLGKSVVAKAMIPKGTVLTLDMLTVKVAEPMGVVAQDIFQLVGKTVTEDVEEDESILPEVVDSYGKKAKC; via the exons ATGCCTCTAAAGTTTGAGCTGTGTCCCGGTAGAATGATCGGAGGGAGCCACCCCTGCTTCATCATCGCTGAAATTGGACAAAACCACCAGGGAGACATTGAGATAGCcaagaaaatgatcaaaatggCAAAG GACTGTGGTGCCGATTGTGCCAAATTCCAGAAGAGTGAATTAGAGTTCAAATTTAATAAGAAAGCTCTGGAGCGTCCGTACACTTCGAAACAATCCTGGGGTAAAACCTACGGTGAACACAAGCGCCATCTGGAGTTCAGCCATGAGCAGTACAGGGAGCTGCAGAAGTACGCGGAGGAGGTGGGGATCTTCTTCACGGCCTCGGGGATGGATGAG ATGGCAGTGGAGTTCCTCCATGAGCTCAAAGTGCCTTTTTTCAAAGTGGGCTCTGGAGACACCAACAACTTCCCCTATCTGGAGAAGACTGCCAAGAAAG gacgTCCCATGGTGGTGTCCAGTGGGATGCAGTCCATGGAGACGATGCGTCGGGTCTACAAAACGGTGAAGGAACACAACGAGAACTTTGCCATCCTGCAGTGCACCAGCGCCTACCCTCTGGAGGCTGAAGACGTTAACCTCAGGGTGATAACG GAGTACCAGAAGGAGTTTCCAGATATTCCCATTGGGTATTCCGGCCACGAGTCTGGGATCAGCATTTCAGTCGCGGCCGTAGCTCTGGGGGCAAAGGTCATTGAGCGTCACGTAACCTTGGACAAGACGTGGAAAGGAAGTGACCACGCAGCCTCGCTGATACCCTCAGAGCTAGCCGAGCTGGTTCGCTCCGTCCGACTGGTGGAGCGGGCGCTGGGCAGCACCCTCAAGCAGATGTTACCCTGCGAGAAGCCGTGTCACGATAAG CTGGGTAAGTCAGTAGTGGCCAAGGCCATGATCCCCAAAGGAACTGTCCTGACGCTGGACATGCTGACGGTGAAGGTGGCAGAGCCCATGGGTGTTGTAGCCCAGGACATCTTCCAGCTGGTCGGTAAGACCGTGACAGAGGACGTGGAGGAGGACGAGAGCATCCTGCCGGAGGTGGTGGACAGCTACGGCAAGAAGGCCAAGTGCTGA
- the slc24a2 gene encoding sodium/potassium/calcium exchanger 2-like, translating to MDFMLPIRSQNMASSSSAPLLGTHSSCTRQHYQGFRRKLRPGRILGFIISLAVACTVCSWSALSLATTVAKQFESDVEGSSDVAVPQRTLLQHHNLSAAPEDTPVAMKSSAPAEMNHGDYPTDYFTVEERRQGFVLFHMFGMLYMFIALAIVCDEFFVPALTVITEKLEISDDVAGATFMAAGGSAPELFTSVIGVFVSHSNVGIGTIVGSAVFNILFVIGMCALFSKEVLNLTWWPLFRDVSFYIVGLLMLIYFFLDNQITLGESIGLLSCYTMYVTFMKFNATVEVFIKRILGSNQVDELETAPKVNTPADDETKLTAKPRLQREGSCASLHNSLMRNSIFQLMIHTLDPLSDEGRFKEKASILHKMAKQKCKEEASSANGVADKNIPNSTNVAVEVTPPMNGVAGGDEGGEEEEDEDQPLSLAWPDTPRKQLTYLLILPIVLPLWLTLPDVRRETSERFFPITFLGSISWIAFFSYLMVWWAHQVGETFWITEEIMGLTILAAGTSIPDLITSVIVARKGLGDMAVSSSVGSNIFDITVGLPFPWLVYNIINDFKPVEVSSNGLFCAIVLLFLMLIFVIISIAACKWRMSKFLGFLMFLLYFVFLIVSVMLEDKVIICPVTI from the exons ATGGATTTCATGCTACCCATAAGAAGTCAAAACATGGCTTCCTCCAGTTCTGCACCCCTTCTGGGCACTCACAGCAGCTGCACCAGGCAACACTACCAGGGCTTCAGAAGAAAGCTGCGGCCTGGAAGGATTCTGGGATTCATCATCAGCCTGGCGGTGGCCTGCACAGTCTGCTCATGGAGTGCCTTGTCGCTGGCCACAACGGTGGCCAAGCAGTTTGAATCGGATGTTGAGGGCTCGTCAGACGTAGCAGTGCCCCAAAGAACTCTTCTGCAGCACCACAACCTCTCAGCAGCACCAGAGGACACACCGGTGGCCATGAAATCATCTGCTCCCGCCGAGATGAATCACGGGGACTACCCAACGGACTACTTTACCGTGGAAGAGAGGCGCCAAGGCTTTGTGTTGTTTCATATGTTTGGCATGTTGTACATGTTTATAGCCTTAGCCATCGTCTGTGATGAGTTCTTTGTTCCTGCGCTCACGGTCATCACAGAGAAGCTGGAGATCTCTGATGATGTAGCAGGAGCCACCTTCATGGCAGCTGGTGGCTCGGCCCCGGAGCTCTTCACCTCTGTCATAGGAGTCTTCGTCTCCCACAGTAACGTGGGTATCGGTACCATTGTGGGCTCTGCTGTCTTCAACATCCTGTTTGTGATTGGGATGTGTGCCCTGTTCTCCAAAGAGGTGCTAAACCTCACCTGGTGGCCTCTGTTCAGAGATGTTTCGTTCTATATCGTTGGCTTGCTCATGCTGATCTATTTCTTTCTCGATAATCAAATCACTTTGGGGGAAAGTATTGGCCTGCTGTCGTGCTACACCATGTACGTGACATTCATGAAGTTCAATGCCACTGTAGAAGTTTTCATCAAGCGCATACTGGGCAGCAACCAGGTGGATGAGCTGGAGACTGCACCAAAG GTAAACACACCTGCAGATGATGAGACCAAACTGACG GCCAAACCCAGGCTGCAGAGGGAAGGCAGCTGTGCCTCTCTACACAACTCACTGATGAGAAACAGCATCTTCCAGCTCATGATACACACCCTGGACCCCCTCAGTGATGAAG GACGTTTCAAAGAGAAGGCGTCAATCCTTCACAAAATGGCCAAGCAGAAGTGTAAAGAAGAGGCCAGCAGCGCCAACGGTGTAG CTGATAAAAACATCCCCAACAGTACCAATGTTGCAGTGGAAGTCACACCACCCATGAATGGTGTTGCGGGAGGAGATGAG ggtggtgaggaagaggaggatgaagaccaGCCTCTGAGCCTGGCCTGGCCCGACACCCCCAGGAAACAGCTCACCTACCTCCTCATCCTGCCCATCGTCCTTCCACTGTGGCTCACACTGCCCGACGTCAGGAGAGAG ACCTCAGAAAGGTTCTTCCCCATCACTTTCCTCGGCTCCATCTCTTGGATTGCTTTCTTCTCCTACCTGATGGTGTGGTGGGCTCACCAG GTTGGAGAAACTTTCTGGATCACAGAGGAGATAATGGGTCTGACCATATTAGCAGCTGGTACTTCAATCCCTGACCTGATCACCAGCGTGATTGTGGCACGAAAAGGCCTCGGGGACATGGCCGTGTCCAGCTCTGTGGGCTCCAACATCTTTGATATCACTGTGGG TCTGCCGTTCCCCTGGCTCGTCTACAACATCATCAATGACTTCAAGCCGGTAGAGGTGAGCAGCAACGGCCTCTTCTGCGCcatcgtcctcctcttcctcatgctCATCTTTGTCATCATATCCATCGCAGCTTGCAAGTGGAGAATGAGCAAGTTTCTGGGCTTCCTCATGTTCCTGCTTTACTTCGTCTTTCTTATCGTCAGTGTCATGCTGGAGGACAAAGTTATCATCTGCCCCGTTACTATCTGA